Proteins encoded together in one Quercus lobata isolate SW786 chromosome 3, ValleyOak3.0 Primary Assembly, whole genome shotgun sequence window:
- the LOC115980565 gene encoding putative disease resistance protein RGA1, with protein MGLLLEVSLGSGTPSGIRNPWIKAHLAGVSGYDIVACVDVNQDIQKEAQETQKSNKKLKSASSTSSAGKRKITSASTSKIKDKIVTEEEFEIILDDIVDGLVTNVISLVTEHTNFDWDFKDKEELKNLLGTLCKIHVMLPDAQERQVSDESVKIWLTELKDVVYDVDNVLDKFKYKIVGQKVHIQNQMMNQVPSISFSNFDEVKTTKHMLDKFVNDVDGLGLKIVDSKPKISLHNIDSLNDSEFIGREHGDDLFLKLKSTLDRLTIPSLKRCFLYCANFPKDYDITKDELIQHWMAQELLKPSEESMVMEDIGNKYFNTLLDKFFLQNAKKDEYGNIISCRMNDLVHDFVLSISKSKSSSSDNFSQVRSLFVGFDGQTTPGISFKGDGFTKLCTLILENADFGNILSEFKSLHVLKLYRYKRIELPETIGVLIHLRFLHISDSEIKYLPNSITMLFNLQTLRIKECPNFVDLPEDLSNLINLRHICIIDCEIAAPKNVGRLTCLQTLPDFCVGRDEGYQIKELGPLKNLRGEINICNLENVEDEEEAKVLEGLQPHPNLKSLTVSCYGGKKFPSWVGLSSLYHNLIEINLSYCWECEEVPTLGQLPCLRVLEIIGMGKVRCIGSEFYIYSDGSYRNTALFPALRILKLEEMETLEEWKDAKELTTADEVLVTAHLRFPSEVGSTGLS; from the exons ATGGGCCTATTGTTGGAGGTGTCCTTAGGAAGTGGAACACCTTCTGGAATAAGGAACCCCTG GATTAAAGCACACTTAGCTGGAGTTTCAGGCTATGACATTGTGGCATGTGTAGACGTGAATCAAGATATTCAAAAAGAAGCTCAGGAAACTCAAAAGTCTAACAAAAAGCTTAAAAGTGCATCCAGCACAAGCAGTGCTGGGAAGAGAAAAATCACCTCAGCTTCAACATCAaaaattaaggacaaaattgTCACAGAG gaagaatttgaaattatccTCGATGATATTGTGGATGGACTAGTCACCAATGTAATTTCACTTGTCACTGAGCATACCAATTTTGATTGGGATTTCAAGGACAAGGAGGAGTTGAAAAATCTTCTTGGTACATTATGTAAGATTCATGTCATGTTACCTGATGCTCAGGAAAGGCAAGTAAGTGATGAGTCTGTCAAGATCTGGTTAACAGAGCTTAAAGATGTAGTTTATGATGTTGATAATGTGCTAGATAAGTTCAAGTATAAGATTGTTGGGCAAAAGGTACatattcaaaaccaaatgatGAATCAGGTACCTAGCATTTCATTTAGTAATTTTGATGAGGTTAAGACCACCAAACATATGTTGGATAAATTTGTGAATGATGTAGATGGCTTGGGCCTTAAAATTGTGGATTCAAAGCCCAAGATTAGCCTACACAATATAGACTCCCTCAATGATTCAGAATTTATAGGAAGAGAACACGGTGATGATCTCTTTCTGAAATTAAAGTCAACACTTGATCGTCTTACAATACCATCTTTAAAACGATGTTTTCTATATTGTGCAAACTTTCCCAAAGATTATGACATTACAAAGGATGAACTAATTCAGCATTGGATGGCTCAAGAGCTTCTTAAACCATCTGAAGAAAGTATGGTGATGGAGGATATTGGTAACAAGTATTTTAATACTTTGTTAGACAAATTCTTTTTACAAAATGCAAAAAAGGATGAGTATGGTAATATTATCAGCTGCAGAATGAATGATTTGGTACATGATTTTGTGctctcaatttcaaaatcaaaatcttcaagttCAGATAATTTCAGCCAGGTACGCAGTTTATTTGTTGGATTTGATGGCCAAACAACACCAGGAATTTCATTTAAAGGTGATGGTTTCACAAAATTGTGCACATTAATTTTAGAGAATGCTGACTTTGGGAACATATTATCAGAATTTAAAAGCTTACATGTTTTAAAGTTATATAGATATAAGCGGATAGAGCTGCCAGAAACAATTGGTGTGTTAATACATCTTAGGTTTCTTCACATCTCGGACTCtgaaattaaatatttaccGAATTCAATCACTATGCTTTTCAATTTGCAAACTTTAAGAATCAAAGAATGCCCTAATTTCGTGGACCTTCCAGAAGACCTAAGCAATTTGATTAACTTGAGGCATATTTGCATTATTGATTGTGAAATTGCAGCACCTAAAAATGTGGGGCGGTTGACTTGCCTTCAAACGTTGCCAGATTTTTGTGTGGGACGAGATGAAGGTTATCAAATCAAAGAATTGGGACCTTTAAAGAATCTCAGAGGAGAAATAAACATATGCAATCTAGAGAACGTGGAAGATGAGGAAGAAGCCAAA GTGTTGGAAGGCCTCCAACCTCACCCAAATTTGAAAAGCTTAACAGTCTCATGTTATGGAGGAAAGAAATTCCCATCATGGGTTGGTTTGTCTTCGCTATATCACAATTTGATTGAGATCAATTTGAGCTATTGTTGGGAATGTGAAGAAGTTCCCACTCTGGGGCAATTACCCTGTCTTAGGGTTCTTGAAATAATAGGAATGGGGAAGGTAAGATGTATAGGAAGTGAGTTTTACATTTACAGTGATGGGAGTTACAGAAATACTGCATTATTTCCGGCATTGAGAATACTCAAATTGGAGGAGATGGAAACCCTAGAAGAGTGGAAGGATGCAAAGGAGTTGACAACCGCAGATGAGGTGTT AGTCACTGCACACCTGCGTTTCCCTTCGGAAGTTGGTAGTACAGGATTGTCCTAA